The window TTCGTCCTGGCCGATGGCCGCCTGTGCTTCCATGATTTCGGCATCGTCGGCCGGCTGTCGGCGGGCGATCAGGTGCAGCTCGGCCAGTTGCTGCTGTCCCTCGTGGCCCGCGACCCGGCCTGGATGGCCGACACCTATCTGGCCATGGGCGGCGGTGCGCCCGGCGTGGACCGGGCCGCCTTCACCCGCGACCTGGGCGAATTGCTGGAACAGTACTACGCGGTCGCGGCCCGGGAAGCCTCCTTCGCGGAAATCCTGAATCAGTTCATCCGCCTGGGACGGCGCCACCGTATCCGCGTGCTGCCGCAGTACCTGCTCGCCTTCAAGGCCTTCGTCACGGTGGAATCCGTCGCCCGCAGCCTGGATCCCCGTTTTAACATGCTCGCCGCCTTCCAGGCCTATGTGCCGCAACTACTGGGGCGGCAGTGGCTGCCGGGCATGCCCCAGGCGAACGATCTCCTGGGCGGCTATCGCTTTCTCAGCACCTTGCGCGGCACGCTGTCGGGCGGACCGGACGCATTCCTGCGCGGTTTGCGCCAGTGGGAACAGGGAGATCTGGCGCTGCGGCTACGCCACGAACAACTCGACGAGGTCCAGCAGCATATCGACCGGGCCGGCAACCGGCTGAGCCTGAGCCTGATCATCGCCGCGCTCCTGATCGGTTCCTCGCTGGTCATGGCCTTCCACAGCGGGCCGCACTACCGCGGCATCCCGCTGCTGGGCCTGGTCGGCTACCTGCTCGCCAGCGCGCTGGGCCTGTGGTGGGCGGTGGCCATCCTGCGGTCGGGCAAACTCTGAGCTGTGGTCCACATCTTGAGATGTCATGGTGTTCAACCCAAGCGGGGAAGCTTCCCCAAAGGAGCGGAAAATGCAGGAAAGCAAACTGACGTTGATCCGGATGGCACTGCTGGCCAGCAGCCTGGTCGCCCTGCCCGCCTGCGCGCAAACCGGCCCCCAGGGCACGATGGGGGGCATGGGGGCGGGAGGCATGGGCGCCGGCACCCAGGCAGGCGGCATGGGACCGGGCATGGCCGGCAGCCAGGCAGGCGGCATGGGCGGCCAGCAGGGCATGGGCCCGGGCGCCCAACAGATGTCCGGCATGATGCAGGACATGTCCGCCATGATGCAGCAGATGGCGGGGCAGATGGGCCAGGGCAACGTGACCCCCGCCATGCAGCGCCAGATGGCCGAGCGCATGCGCACCATGTCGCAGATGATGAACAACATGTCCGGAATGATGGGTCAGGGCATGATGGCAGATCCGGCCATGCAGCAGCAGATGCAGCAAATGCGCCAGCAAATGCAGCAGATGCGCGGCACGTCGCCGGCCATGCCGTAAGCAGTCCGCATCCGGCAGGTACATGCCTGCCGGATGCGGCTGGTCCATGCCAGGCGAGCATCACGTCACTAGGAGGATCTGATGGGTATCTCCTATTTCACCGATACCGGCGCACGCCGGTTTGAGCGCATCCTGGCCCACGTGTTTCAGGCATATCCCGGCAGCTTGGCGCTGCGCCTATGGGACGGCCGCACGTTCCACATGGGCGAGGGACCGCCCGCGTTCACCTTGGTTTTTCATGATCGACGCGCGTACCGCGACTTGATGCTGCACCGCAGCCCGCTGCAACTGGCGGAGGCCTACTTCCGCAACCAAGTGGATGTGGAAGGCGACCTCTACGCCGCGTTGCAGATCAAGGACTACCTGCAATCCCTGACCCTCTCTCCTGCCGACAAGGCGGCCTTGCTGCTCGCTGCGCTGCTGGCGAGCGGCGCGGCCAGGGCCGGCAACACTCCGCCGGACCGGCAACGCGCGCCCGGGGCGCGATGGGCGGCATGGCACGGCAAAGATCGCGATCGTCAAGCCATTGCTTACCACTACGATGTCTCCAATGCCTTCTATGCATTGTGGCTGGATACGCAGATGGTCTATTCCTGCGCCTACTTCGAGCACGAAGCAGAAAGCCTGGACCAAGCCCAGAGCAACAAGCTGGAATACATTTGCCGCAAGCTGCGCTTGCGCCGGGGCGAACGCCTGCTGGATATCGGCTGCGGCTGGGGCGCACTGATTTACTGGGCGGCCAGGCACCACGGCGTGCGAGCGCATGGCATCACACTGAGCCGCAACCAGTACGAACACTGCCTGCACAAGATTCGGGAGGAGGGGCTGACCGACCGGGTCAGTGTGGAGTTGAAGGACTATCGGGATCTCGCGGGCGAGGCCGTCTTCGACAAGATCGTCAGCGTGGGCATGTTCGAACACGTCGGCCTCAAGAACCTGCCGCTGTACTTCAACACCGTCCAGCGTCTGCTCAAGCCCAACGGCCTGTTTCTGAATCACGGCATCACCCACAGCAGCGAGGGCTGGCAAAAGTCCGTGTCGACTACCTTCATCAATCGCTACGTCTTTCCCAACGGGGAACTGGACCGGATGAGCAATATCCAGCGCGTGATGGAGCAGTCCGGCTTCGAAATCCTGGACGTCGAAGGGCTGCGGCCCCACTACGCCATGACCCTGCGGCACTGGGTGCAACAGCTGGAAAGCCGGCGGGAGGAAGCCCTGCGCCATGTCGGCGAGGCGACCTACCGGGTCTGGCGCCTGTACATGACCGCCTGCGCCTTGACCTTCGAAGAGGGCGGCACCGGCGTTTATCAGATCGTGGCCGCCAAGCGCGCCTCCGGGCAGTGCCCGGTACCCCTGACGCGACGGGATCTCTACCGCTGAGCCGCGATCCGCTGGCGAGAAACAGCGCTTGCGCAACCGCTGCCAATCCCAACGGCGAGCCGCCTGCCCCGCCGCCGATCTTGTGTCGCCGGACGTGGAACGGGTCTATTGAAGCGGGCTCTAAACCGACACAGGGGGGCAAATCGCCGCGTCGTTCCGCCACCCATGGGGCAGCATCTGACGCAGCGCCGACGCATCTTCCACAAGGAGCTTTCCATGGCACATGCACACGCGCACGAACAATCTAGCCATGTCCACGCAACCGCCGCTCCCGCGGCCGGCACCCACGAAGCACATGGCCACGACCACGCCCACATGGTCGCGGACTTCCGCCGACGCTTCTGGGTGTCCTTCGTCCTGACCTTCCCCATCCTGCTCCTCTCGCCGGGCTTCTGGGAGCTCTTCGGCCTGCGCCAGCCGCTGGTCTTCCCCGGCCATCATTACGTGCTCTTCCTGCTGTCGAGCATCGTTTACTTCTACGGCGGCTGGCCCTTTCTGACTGGCTTCATCGACGAGCTGCGCAAGCGCCAGACCGGC of the Thermithiobacillus tepidarius DSM 3134 genome contains:
- a CDS encoding SAM-dependent methyltransferase, which gives rise to MGISYFTDTGARRFERILAHVFQAYPGSLALRLWDGRTFHMGEGPPAFTLVFHDRRAYRDLMLHRSPLQLAEAYFRNQVDVEGDLYAALQIKDYLQSLTLSPADKAALLLAALLASGAARAGNTPPDRQRAPGARWAAWHGKDRDRQAIAYHYDVSNAFYALWLDTQMVYSCAYFEHEAESLDQAQSNKLEYICRKLRLRRGERLLDIGCGWGALIYWAARHHGVRAHGITLSRNQYEHCLHKIREEGLTDRVSVELKDYRDLAGEAVFDKIVSVGMFEHVGLKNLPLYFNTVQRLLKPNGLFLNHGITHSSEGWQKSVSTTFINRYVFPNGELDRMSNIQRVMEQSGFEILDVEGLRPHYAMTLRHWVQQLESRREEALRHVGEATYRVWRLYMTACALTFEEGGTGVYQIVAAKRASGQCPVPLTRRDLYR